The following are from one region of the Corallincola holothuriorum genome:
- a CDS encoding rhodanese-like domain-containing protein: MQQLVEFVSSAPLLSLAWVGLLGALIYSFVGASSAQALTPQEATLQMNKENAQVLDIRTAEEFNKGHILGASHISFNDLQQKGVGNLEKHKENPIIVVCATGASASRACSLLKKQGFSAPYRLKGGMLEWQNAKLPVSK, from the coding sequence ATGCAGCAATTGGTCGAGTTTGTCAGCAGCGCTCCATTATTAAGCTTGGCTTGGGTGGGCCTACTCGGCGCTCTTATCTATTCTTTTGTCGGTGCAAGTAGCGCACAAGCCCTTACACCGCAGGAAGCCACCCTGCAAATGAACAAAGAAAATGCCCAAGTGCTCGATATTCGAACAGCCGAAGAGTTCAATAAGGGCCATATTCTTGGTGCAAGTCACATCTCGTTCAATGATCTGCAACAGAAAGGGGTCGGCAACCTTGAAAAGCACAAAGAGAATCCCATTATAGTGGTGTGCGCAACCGGAGCCAGCGCTTCTCGCGCTTGTTCCCTGCTTAAAAAGCAAGGTTTCAGTGCGCCATACCGCCTTAAGGGCGGCATGCTGGAATGGCAAAATGCTAAATTGCCAGTCAGCAAATAG
- a CDS encoding response regulator: MKILIIDDDRALCELLAELLALDGYELTMVHDGKLGLAKARSTQFDLILLDVMLPGLNGMAVLKELRQHQDTPVLMLTARGEETDRVLGLEFGADDYLPKPFSDRELLARMRAILRRTNVSRSDEPTSDRLSVGELSLYPGRQEAKWQGERLDLTSTEFALLLQLVKAKGEILSKDYLNQAVLGRALHPFDRSLDVHVSNLRKKLPQRSDESDWIRTVRGKGYLWMEQY, encoded by the coding sequence TTGAAGATATTGATCATCGATGATGACCGCGCACTTTGCGAACTGTTAGCGGAGCTGTTGGCATTGGATGGCTATGAGTTAACCATGGTTCACGATGGTAAACTGGGCTTGGCCAAGGCCAGATCGACGCAGTTTGATCTGATTTTGCTGGATGTCATGTTACCTGGGCTCAATGGTATGGCGGTGCTGAAGGAGCTGCGTCAGCATCAAGATACGCCGGTGTTGATGTTAACGGCTCGTGGTGAAGAAACCGACCGTGTATTGGGGTTGGAGTTTGGTGCTGATGATTATCTGCCAAAGCCGTTCAGTGATCGTGAACTGTTGGCTCGGATGCGCGCCATATTGCGACGCACCAATGTATCCAGAAGCGATGAACCGACAAGCGATCGATTGAGTGTCGGTGAGTTAAGCCTCTATCCAGGCCGGCAAGAAGCAAAATGGCAGGGTGAGCGACTGGACCTGACATCAACCGAATTTGCCCTGTTGCTGCAATTAGTCAAAGCAAAGGGCGAGATTTTGTCGAAGGACTATCTCAACCAAGCGGTGTTAGGGCGTGCTTTGCATCCGTTTGATCGTAGCTTGGATGTGCATGTCAGTAACCTGCGCAAGAAGTTGCCACAACGGTCGGATGAAAGTGACTGGATCCGTACTGTCAGGGGTAAAGGCTATCTGTGGATGGAACAGTATTGA
- the grxC gene encoding glutaredoxin 3: MTEVVIYTTKWCPYCIRAKALLEKLSLSYQEIAVDGQPALREKMMELSGRHTVPQIFIDGTSIGGCDDLVALHNGGKLAAMLSR, encoded by the coding sequence ATGACAGAAGTAGTTATCTACACCACTAAGTGGTGCCCATACTGCATCAGAGCAAAGGCACTGCTGGAAAAACTGTCGCTCAGCTATCAAGAGATAGCGGTCGATGGCCAGCCAGCACTGCGAGAAAAAATGATGGAGTTAAGTGGCCGTCACACAGTTCCACAGATATTTATCGATGGAACCAGTATAGGCGGATGTGACGACTTGGTGGCACTGCATAACGGCGGCAAATTAGCAGCGATGCTGAGCCGCTAA
- a CDS encoding ATP-binding protein, which yields MIRFKANLYLKLFLWFWLTLISMLLIVLLLPRFLYEPFFLLPQGKAEHMHRFVEQIERKAQRHERLPPGEGKRWFLIDPEGEMPSRPLPDVVISLLMTSATDGRPRGVIDDDWFYAGPWTAEIRGKAWQVVTRRPMKDTPLPFLPTILAHPWSLFGSVLVLSGLLCGLLAWRLGRPLHQLRRVSQRLASGDLEARPEQDLLRRGDEVGQLSRQLSDMADAVSTEIEAQHQLLRDVSHELRSPLTRLQLAIGLMRRSEGESSLLSRIESESLKLEEMIAELLQLARMQRRSASLEPVDLFALLSSVVDDATIEANHRHLTLTLHGEPQVHYRAEPLLLTRAIDNLLRNAIRYATQRIETSLRLTAEYCEIRVEDDGPGVPDNQLQQIFRPFYRLDDARTPELNGGIGLGMAIVAAAVEAHAGEVMAQRSELGGLCVTIRLPLLSEY from the coding sequence TTGATACGTTTTAAAGCCAATCTCTACCTAAAGCTGTTTCTCTGGTTTTGGCTGACACTGATCAGCATGTTGTTGATTGTGCTGCTGTTGCCGCGCTTTCTCTATGAACCTTTCTTTCTGCTTCCGCAAGGAAAGGCTGAGCATATGCATCGGTTTGTTGAGCAGATAGAGCGCAAAGCACAACGCCATGAGCGTCTGCCTCCGGGGGAGGGAAAGCGTTGGTTTCTTATCGACCCAGAGGGAGAGATGCCAAGCCGGCCACTGCCGGATGTGGTTATCTCTTTACTGATGACCAGTGCCACCGACGGTCGGCCTCGCGGTGTCATAGACGATGACTGGTTTTATGCTGGCCCGTGGACGGCAGAGATTCGTGGCAAAGCGTGGCAGGTAGTAACGCGGCGACCAATGAAAGACACGCCATTGCCGTTTCTTCCCACTATTTTGGCGCATCCCTGGTCACTGTTTGGTAGTGTTCTGGTCTTGAGCGGATTGCTGTGTGGCTTGCTTGCTTGGCGGCTGGGAAGGCCACTGCACCAATTACGCAGAGTATCTCAGCGGCTAGCCAGCGGTGATCTGGAGGCGAGACCAGAGCAGGACTTGTTACGGCGTGGGGATGAAGTGGGGCAGCTGAGCCGGCAACTGAGTGACATGGCTGATGCGGTGAGTACAGAGATTGAAGCGCAGCACCAGTTGCTGCGGGATGTCAGTCATGAATTACGCTCCCCTTTAACGCGTTTGCAGTTGGCGATCGGTTTGATGCGACGCAGTGAAGGGGAGTCCTCTCTGTTGTCACGTATCGAGAGTGAATCACTGAAACTGGAGGAGATGATCGCCGAGCTGTTACAGCTGGCGAGAATGCAGCGCCGTAGCGCCAGCTTGGAACCGGTGGATCTGTTTGCCCTGCTATCGTCGGTGGTGGATGATGCCACGATTGAAGCCAATCACCGTCATCTGACGTTGACGCTGCATGGGGAGCCCCAGGTGCACTATCGGGCTGAGCCGTTACTTTTGACGCGGGCGATCGATAACCTGCTGCGCAACGCCATTCGCTACGCCACTCAGCGCATCGAGACATCACTACGCCTGACCGCTGAATATTGCGAGATACGGGTTGAAGATGATGGCCCCGGAGTGCCAGATAATCAGCTACAACAGATCTTTCGGCCATTCTATCGCTTGGATGATGCCAGAACGCCAGAGTTAAATGGGGGCATTGGCCTCGGCATGGCGATTGTGGCTGCCGCAGTGGAAGCGCATGCTGGCGAAGTGATGGCGCAGCGCAGTGAACTCGGTGGGTTATGTGTGACGATAAGGCTCCCTCTGCTGAGTGAATACTAG
- the gpsA gene encoding NAD(P)H-dependent glycerol-3-phosphate dehydrogenase yields the protein MNANAYDITVLGAGSYGSALAISIARNGNKTLLWGHEADHVEQLIKERSNEAFLPGIPFPDTLALEADLATAVGASKNILVVVPSFAFGDVLQRMKPHLQKGARVAWATKGLEADTGRLLQDVAKEILGDSCSLAVISGPTFAMEVAKGLPTAIAVASTDDDFATKLTELMHNDSHFRVYRNQDFIGLQLGGAVKNVIAIGAGLADGLGFGANARTALITRGLAEMIRLGEALGAQPSSFNGMGGLGDLVLTCTDNQSRNRRFGLALGAGQSLQEAEQGIGQVVEGYRNTKEVYLLAKRLEVEMPITEQLYQVLYQGKPPKQAAAALLSRDQTFE from the coding sequence ATGAACGCTAACGCGTATGATATTACTGTGCTGGGGGCGGGGTCTTATGGCTCCGCCCTTGCTATTTCTATTGCCCGTAATGGCAATAAGACGCTGCTATGGGGTCATGAAGCTGATCATGTCGAGCAGCTGATTAAAGAGCGCAGTAACGAAGCATTCCTTCCCGGCATTCCATTTCCTGACACGCTGGCACTGGAAGCTGACTTAGCAACTGCCGTTGGCGCATCGAAAAATATCTTGGTCGTTGTACCCAGTTTCGCTTTCGGTGATGTCCTTCAGCGCATGAAACCCCATTTGCAAAAAGGGGCGCGCGTAGCTTGGGCAACGAAAGGTCTAGAAGCTGACACCGGCCGGTTGCTACAGGATGTCGCCAAAGAGATCCTGGGTGATAGCTGTTCACTGGCAGTGATCTCCGGCCCCACTTTCGCGATGGAAGTCGCCAAAGGCCTACCCACAGCCATCGCGGTAGCTTCAACCGATGATGATTTTGCTACCAAGTTAACCGAACTGATGCATAACGATTCCCATTTTCGGGTCTACCGCAATCAGGACTTTATCGGTCTGCAACTTGGCGGCGCTGTGAAAAATGTGATTGCGATTGGTGCTGGCTTAGCCGATGGCTTAGGCTTTGGTGCCAATGCCCGAACCGCACTGATCACCCGCGGCTTGGCCGAGATGATCCGCTTAGGTGAAGCGCTTGGCGCACAGCCTAGCTCATTCAACGGCATGGGCGGCCTAGGAGATCTGGTGCTGACCTGCACCGACAATCAGTCGCGCAACCGTCGCTTTGGTTTGGCCCTCGGCGCTGGGCAATCGCTGCAAGAAGCTGAACAAGGTATTGGTCAGGTAGTTGAAGGTTATCGCAATACCAAAGAGGTGTACCTGCTCGCCAAACGCCTGGAAGTAGAAATGCCTATCACTGAGCAGTTGTATCAAGTGCTTTATCAGGGCAAGCCGCCAAAACAAGCGGCCGCCGCATTGCTAAGCCGCGATCAAACGTTCGAATAG
- the trmL gene encoding tRNA (uridine(34)/cytosine(34)/5-carboxymethylaminomethyluridine(34)-2'-O)-methyltransferase TrmL, whose translation MLNIALFEPEIPPNTGNIIRLCANTGCHLHLIEPLGFDWDDKRLRRAGLDYHEFAAVKRHKNLAALRTALPESRVFACTTKGSQPFHQANYQAGDILLFGPETRGLPDDVLNTIESDSRIRIPMRQDSRSLNLSNAVAIITYEGLRQLNYPSLT comes from the coding sequence ATGCTAAACATCGCACTTTTTGAGCCGGAAATTCCCCCGAATACCGGCAATATTATTCGCCTGTGTGCCAATACTGGTTGCCATCTGCACCTGATCGAACCACTAGGGTTTGATTGGGATGACAAACGGTTACGTCGAGCCGGGCTGGATTACCATGAATTTGCGGCAGTAAAACGGCATAAAAACCTAGCCGCTTTGCGTACGGCATTACCTGAATCCCGTGTGTTTGCATGCACCACAAAAGGTAGTCAGCCGTTTCATCAGGCGAATTATCAGGCGGGTGATATTCTGCTGTTTGGTCCGGAAACGCGGGGTCTGCCAGATGATGTGCTTAATACAATAGAAAGTGACAGCCGTATACGGATCCCGATGCGCCAAGACAGCCGCTCGTTGAACCTGTCGAATGCGGTCGCCATTATTACCTACGAAGGTTTGCGCCAGCTCAATTACCCTTCACTCACATAA
- a CDS encoding diguanylate cyclase encodes MSVKQSVFSDALQLNWQRANEEQATFSFYQSQEPERFLSFTTAFANQQGVAVKHLPHYKSAEFSPYNSLFDLFRTRMLESHLDADEMAMFATDYKPLQQVLTGWLGGNSAERTELPVLDDLYFEQDRLRLAMIKLVEVLLAEPTVIVVTGWHYASASAIEMLKAFVSAGLAAPVMVMVCLDTQYALAHRQDDECWEGFLDWLDDHYLLNSIPACFSQVELAKQSHVQHKPSYALMSQNMELMAWPEAVKVARYLLAGELNSDTARMRIQLRLAEALLYLGELDDALNEMEQLQEAEALLSCPESHVRLLCLISLTQVRRQSFEYALQNAQMARQVAEAADNDKFRAQSLFINFYAHDKSTTPVDIEEFERLNQLLQSYQMDCSRLYCLRNYYNYLRFYEQLKASAALVVTDQAISLAKAMGHRQGIAAGYHSKGIIYSYNSQYHQTFRCFGVSSRIREELGEALEIVRMHNGIGYFNTLLEQYPQAQKEYLAAYATARRFGDYSELVVTLYNFAWLYFCTRNYRDALHVLDRLVKICRIRQLTHFPFRNLYDVFSLKGFCHAKLGELARAQQSLDRMRGLAFRPSSTGLFLRSLLQGAICSATGDLAGARERFEDAPTLLGQVVDMDSRLLPQCYMELVSVYSRQGDWQACNALLTTSLEMCDSLALPKFRRLFMAMLSDIEINLPVDTSTLPNQALTPVSLQLDELVIMTQQDTKLSQANQRLREIQLISRLQSLPERYPCPQQLAFETLKMVCGNFTLQAGLIHRRQGEHWQLWTQVGELTEDIQVSSYLMQVQASQRIMVDNRLHFQGEGGQRATYDSVVSLPLFSSGELTAILTLCAFDCNRYFDRQDQDTLQLLSRQLGGQLQQLEHSERLLKMSMTDVLTGLFNRQALQARLEQELTAIRQQCGAKICSLAYLDLDNFKVINDTLGHGVGDEVLKEFARLLENCLRHEDVAARWGGDEFVVLFPHTDSTQAQVVAERLLHKLAQRHYFMPELLQWANITELPSEIALNCSIGIAECHATDLRGVDEDWLLQQADKALYRAKDEGKGRVRVIAPPALSYSNV; translated from the coding sequence ATGTCCGTTAAGCAGTCGGTATTTTCAGATGCGTTGCAACTTAATTGGCAGCGAGCCAATGAAGAGCAGGCTACCTTTAGCTTCTATCAAAGCCAGGAGCCTGAGCGCTTCCTGAGTTTTACTACGGCTTTTGCCAATCAGCAGGGCGTGGCGGTAAAGCATTTACCACACTATAAATCCGCAGAGTTCTCACCTTATAACAGCCTATTTGACCTGTTTCGTACGCGGATGTTGGAGTCCCATCTCGATGCTGATGAAATGGCGATGTTCGCCACCGATTATAAGCCGTTACAGCAGGTATTAACCGGTTGGCTGGGCGGCAACAGTGCAGAGCGAACTGAACTGCCAGTGCTTGATGATCTCTATTTTGAACAAGATCGGTTGCGTTTGGCGATGATTAAGCTGGTTGAGGTGCTGCTTGCTGAGCCCACCGTGATTGTGGTGACCGGTTGGCATTACGCCTCGGCATCCGCCATTGAGATGTTAAAGGCTTTTGTTAGTGCTGGCCTAGCCGCCCCAGTGATGGTGATGGTCTGTTTGGATACCCAATACGCTTTGGCACATCGGCAGGACGATGAATGCTGGGAGGGGTTTCTAGATTGGTTGGACGATCACTATCTGCTTAACAGCATTCCAGCTTGCTTCTCTCAGGTTGAGCTGGCGAAGCAATCCCATGTGCAACATAAGCCAAGCTATGCATTGATGTCGCAGAACATGGAGCTGATGGCTTGGCCTGAGGCGGTCAAGGTTGCGCGCTATCTGTTAGCCGGCGAACTGAATTCTGACACCGCACGGATGCGCATTCAGTTGCGGCTTGCCGAAGCACTGCTTTATTTAGGCGAGCTAGATGATGCACTGAATGAGATGGAACAGCTGCAGGAAGCAGAAGCGTTACTGAGCTGCCCCGAAAGCCATGTGCGATTGCTGTGTTTGATATCGCTGACACAAGTGCGGCGGCAGAGCTTCGAGTATGCATTGCAAAATGCCCAGATGGCACGGCAGGTGGCGGAAGCCGCTGACAATGACAAGTTTCGGGCTCAGTCACTGTTTATCAACTTCTATGCCCACGATAAATCGACCACGCCAGTAGATATTGAGGAGTTTGAACGGCTCAACCAGCTGTTACAAAGCTATCAGATGGATTGTTCGCGCCTCTACTGTTTGCGTAATTACTACAATTATTTACGGTTCTATGAGCAGCTAAAAGCCAGTGCAGCGCTTGTTGTGACTGACCAAGCGATTAGTTTGGCAAAAGCGATGGGGCACCGCCAGGGCATCGCCGCTGGCTATCACAGCAAGGGCATTATTTACTCATACAACTCTCAATACCATCAAACATTCCGCTGCTTCGGCGTCAGTTCGCGGATCCGCGAAGAGTTGGGTGAAGCACTGGAAATCGTGCGAATGCACAATGGTATTGGCTATTTTAATACCTTATTGGAGCAGTACCCGCAGGCGCAGAAAGAGTATTTGGCGGCTTATGCGACAGCACGTCGATTCGGTGATTACAGTGAGTTAGTTGTCACTTTATATAATTTTGCTTGGCTCTATTTTTGTACGCGTAACTATCGTGATGCGCTCCATGTGTTAGATCGTCTGGTGAAAATTTGTCGTATTCGGCAACTGACCCATTTTCCATTTCGTAATCTCTATGATGTGTTCAGCCTCAAAGGATTTTGTCACGCTAAACTGGGTGAGTTAGCGCGCGCGCAACAATCCTTAGATCGGATGCGTGGACTGGCTTTTCGACCATCTAGCACAGGACTGTTTTTACGCTCGCTACTGCAAGGGGCTATCTGTTCGGCCACCGGTGATCTCGCTGGCGCAAGGGAGCGTTTCGAAGACGCTCCTACCTTGTTGGGGCAAGTGGTGGACATGGATTCACGCCTGCTGCCGCAATGCTATATGGAGCTCGTGAGTGTCTACAGTCGTCAAGGTGACTGGCAGGCATGTAATGCGCTCCTCACTACCAGTCTTGAGATGTGTGATAGCTTGGCTCTGCCCAAGTTTCGCCGTTTGTTTATGGCTATGCTGTCAGATATTGAGATTAATCTGCCGGTGGATACCAGCACCTTGCCCAATCAGGCATTAACGCCAGTGTCATTACAGCTCGATGAACTGGTGATCATGACCCAGCAGGACACAAAATTGAGTCAGGCGAATCAGCGGTTACGTGAGATCCAGCTGATCAGTCGCCTGCAATCCTTGCCGGAGCGCTACCCGTGCCCTCAGCAATTAGCTTTTGAAACCCTGAAAATGGTGTGCGGTAATTTTACTCTACAGGCTGGGTTGATCCATCGTCGGCAGGGCGAACATTGGCAGCTTTGGACGCAAGTAGGCGAGTTGACTGAAGATATTCAGGTCAGCTCATATTTGATGCAGGTGCAAGCGAGTCAACGGATCATGGTCGACAATCGACTCCATTTTCAAGGGGAGGGTGGTCAGCGAGCAACTTATGATTCAGTAGTCAGCTTGCCTCTATTTAGCAGTGGCGAACTGACTGCTATTTTGACCCTTTGTGCATTTGATTGTAACCGCTACTTTGACCGCCAAGATCAGGACACATTGCAGCTGTTGAGCCGTCAGTTAGGCGGCCAATTACAGCAGTTGGAACATAGCGAACGGTTATTGAAAATGTCGATGACCGATGTACTGACCGGATTATTCAACCGGCAAGCACTGCAAGCCAGATTGGAACAGGAATTAACGGCGATCCGGCAACAGTGTGGGGCAAAAATCTGCTCGCTGGCCTATCTGGATCTGGATAATTTTAAGGTGATAAACGACACCTTAGGTCATGGGGTCGGTGATGAAGTGCTCAAAGAGTTTGCTCGTTTGCTAGAGAACTGTTTACGCCATGAAGATGTCGCTGCCCGCTGGGGCGGAGATGAGTTTGTTGTATTGTTCCCTCACACGGACTCTACTCAGGCGCAGGTGGTGGCTGAACGGTTACTACATAAATTGGCACAGCGGCACTATTTCATGCCGGAACTTCTGCAATGGGCCAATATTACTGAGCTGCCCAGCGAGATTGCGTTGAACTGTTCGATCGGTATCGCCGAATGTCACGCTACAGATCTTCGCGGTGTGGATGAGGATTGGTTACTGCAGCAAGCAGATAAAGCGCTCTATCGAGCCAAAGATGAAGGAAAAGGCCGGGTTCGTGTCATTGCCCCCCCGGCACTTAGCTATTCGAACGTTTGA
- a CDS encoding murein hydrolase activator EnvC family protein: MSRLCFVLCLIFCFAIAHVGATEKSKKGDRLYQLQGQIKRTEQQLQEQKEKREALFSSLRDAEQEIAKVAKVLRMTRQELTRTRDDLADAQKQQAELKVLYGQQQSALQAQIVSAYMSGDHDYIKLLMNQQEPGKIERSLTYYQYMNQARMENLEALKKTRRQLARVERRLAEQASRLQSLERRQASEKAQMEERQLARERALGKLKGNLSGGRQQLVQLQENERTVRNMIERRRQREKLEMDGLKALKGKLSWPVNARISRNFGSQRTGNIVWKGVMLNAKEGTDVNTVHQGVVVYADWLKGFGLLMVVDHGDGYMSLYGHNQALLKRVGDRVESGEPIALVGKSGGRSSAGLYFEIRHQGQALDPSAWCHRS; encoded by the coding sequence TTGAGCAGGCTGTGTTTTGTCTTATGTCTGATTTTCTGTTTCGCCATTGCTCATGTGGGAGCGACGGAGAAAAGTAAAAAAGGTGATCGCCTGTACCAACTGCAAGGGCAGATTAAGCGCACCGAGCAACAATTGCAGGAACAAAAAGAGAAGCGTGAGGCGCTTTTTAGTTCCTTGCGGGATGCAGAGCAAGAGATCGCGAAAGTGGCCAAAGTGCTTCGTATGACACGGCAGGAGTTGACTCGTACCCGAGATGATTTGGCCGATGCGCAGAAGCAGCAAGCAGAATTGAAAGTGCTATATGGTCAGCAACAATCCGCATTGCAGGCACAGATTGTTAGTGCCTATATGTCTGGTGATCATGATTATATCAAGCTGTTAATGAATCAGCAGGAACCGGGCAAGATCGAACGCTCGCTGACTTATTATCAATATATGAATCAGGCGCGGATGGAGAACCTGGAAGCGCTGAAAAAAACCCGTCGTCAGTTGGCTCGGGTTGAGCGCCGCCTGGCTGAACAAGCCAGTCGCCTGCAATCCTTAGAGCGTCGTCAAGCCTCTGAAAAAGCACAGATGGAAGAGCGTCAGTTGGCGCGAGAGCGCGCCCTGGGCAAGTTGAAAGGAAATCTCTCCGGTGGTCGTCAGCAGCTGGTACAGCTGCAAGAAAATGAGCGCACTGTGCGCAACATGATTGAGCGCCGTCGGCAACGAGAAAAGTTGGAGATGGATGGCCTGAAGGCATTGAAAGGCAAACTTTCCTGGCCTGTGAATGCACGAATTAGTCGTAATTTTGGTTCTCAGCGAACGGGTAATATCGTTTGGAAAGGGGTGATGTTAAACGCCAAAGAGGGCACAGACGTCAACACAGTACATCAAGGTGTCGTGGTTTATGCTGACTGGTTGAAAGGCTTCGGTTTGTTAATGGTGGTTGATCATGGCGATGGTTACATGAGCCTCTATGGCCACAACCAAGCACTATTAAAACGCGTGGGTGACCGCGTAGAAAGCGGTGAACCGATCGCTTTGGTGGGGAAAAGCGGGGGCCGCAGCTCCGCTGGTCTATACTTTGAAATACGCCATCAGGGACAAGCACTCGATCCATCAGCCTGGTGTCATCGTAGTTAA
- the secB gene encoding protein-export chaperone SecB, protein MAEEQKTNGSAEQAAAPQFNIQRIYTKDISFETPNSPSIFKAEWKPEVKLDLDTKSNKLDDAAFEVVLSLTVTAKVGDETAFLCEVQQAGIFSIGNMPEPQLAHTLGSFCPNILFPYAREAVSSLVSRGTFPPLNLAPVNFDALFASYVQKKQAEAAPAGADA, encoded by the coding sequence ATGGCTGAAGAACAAAAAACAAACGGTAGCGCAGAACAAGCAGCGGCTCCTCAATTCAACATCCAGCGTATCTACACTAAAGATATCTCTTTCGAGACACCTAACTCTCCATCTATCTTCAAAGCTGAATGGAAGCCTGAAGTGAAGCTGGACCTGGACACCAAGAGCAATAAGTTAGATGACGCTGCTTTTGAAGTCGTACTGTCGCTGACAGTGACTGCAAAAGTTGGTGATGAAACAGCATTCCTGTGTGAAGTACAGCAAGCGGGTATCTTCTCTATCGGCAACATGCCTGAGCCACAGTTGGCGCATACTCTGGGTTCTTTCTGCCCTAACATCTTGTTCCCATACGCACGTGAAGCGGTCAGCAGCTTGGTTAGCCGTGGCACATTCCCGCCACTGAACCTGGCACCAGTAAACTTTGATGCCCTGTTTGCTAGCTATGTACAGAAGAAGCAAGCTGAAGCCGCTCCAGCAGGCGCAGACGCATAA
- the gpmM gene encoding 2,3-bisphosphoglycerate-independent phosphoglycerate mutase produces the protein MSTAKKTTALIIMDGWGYSENPENNAILNANTPVLDKLWADCPSSLISASSFDVGLPEGQMGNSEVGHVNLGAGRVVYQDLTRIDLAIKEGTFAETAALASAVDKAVSADKAVHIMGLLSPGGVHSHEDHLMAMVEMAAARGAEKIYLHAFLDGRDTPPRSAKGSLQVFQDKFAELGKGRVASLVGRYYAMDRDNRWERVEEAYNLLTQAKGAHTYSTAVEGLEAAYARDENDEFVKATVLQADGEDSAAMEDGDSLIFMNFRADRAREITRAFVDADFAGFEREATPALADFVMLTEYAADIKTACAFPPEALVNTMGEWLEKHDKTQLRISETEKYAHVTFFFSGGREDEYVGEKRELVASPKVATYDLQPEMSSEELTDKLVAAIKSGEYDFIVCNYPNGDMVGHTGVYEAAVKACEAVDHCIGRVVEALREVDGQCLITADHGNAEKMVDNTTGQAHTAHTSEPVPLIYVGKQANMVEGGKLSDLAPTLLDLMGMEIPKEMTGNVLVKAS, from the coding sequence ATGAGTACAGCGAAAAAAACTACAGCACTTATCATCATGGATGGTTGGGGTTATAGCGAAAACCCAGAGAACAACGCCATTTTGAATGCCAACACACCGGTATTAGATAAGTTGTGGGCCGATTGTCCTAGCTCTCTTATCTCTGCCTCAAGTTTTGATGTGGGTTTGCCTGAAGGGCAGATGGGCAACTCTGAAGTTGGTCACGTTAATTTGGGTGCGGGTCGTGTTGTCTATCAGGATCTGACGCGTATCGATTTGGCGATTAAAGAAGGTACTTTCGCAGAAACAGCTGCATTGGCTAGTGCAGTTGATAAAGCGGTTAGTGCCGATAAAGCCGTTCATATCATGGGGCTGTTGTCTCCGGGTGGCGTGCATAGTCATGAAGACCACCTGATGGCTATGGTCGAGATGGCTGCGGCCCGTGGCGCAGAGAAAATTTATCTGCATGCCTTTTTAGATGGCCGAGATACGCCACCGCGCAGCGCTAAAGGTTCACTGCAGGTGTTCCAGGATAAGTTTGCTGAGTTGGGCAAAGGCCGTGTCGCCAGCTTAGTGGGTCGCTACTATGCGATGGATCGTGATAACCGTTGGGAGCGCGTGGAAGAAGCTTATAACCTGCTGACACAGGCCAAAGGCGCTCATACCTACAGCACAGCGGTTGAAGGCCTGGAAGCTGCGTATGCCCGTGATGAAAACGATGAGTTTGTAAAGGCCACTGTGCTGCAGGCCGATGGCGAAGACAGTGCGGCAATGGAAGATGGCGATAGCCTGATCTTTATGAACTTCCGTGCTGACCGTGCCCGTGAGATCACCCGTGCGTTTGTTGATGCTGACTTTGCCGGTTTTGAACGTGAAGCAACGCCAGCCTTGGCTGACTTTGTCATGCTCACCGAGTATGCCGCAGACATTAAAACCGCCTGTGCCTTCCCGCCAGAAGCTTTGGTTAACACCATGGGTGAATGGTTGGAGAAACATGACAAGACGCAGCTGCGTATCTCTGAAACTGAAAAATATGCGCACGTTACTTTCTTCTTCAGTGGCGGTCGTGAAGATGAGTACGTAGGCGAGAAGCGTGAACTGGTCGCCTCTCCTAAAGTGGCTACCTATGACCTGCAGCCTGAAATGAGCTCAGAAGAGTTGACCGACAAGCTAGTCGCGGCGATTAAGAGTGGCGAATACGACTTTATCGTCTGTAACTATCCTAACGGCGATATGGTAGGACACACTGGCGTTTATGAAGCGGCGGTTAAGGCATGTGAAGCGGTTGATCACTGTATTGGCCGTGTCGTTGAGGCATTACGAGAAGTAGACGGTCAGTGCTTGATCACTGCCGACCACGGTAATGCTGAGAAGATGGTGGATAACACCACGGGTCAGGCGCATACCGCTCATACCAGTGAGCCAGTTCCGCTTATCTATGTAGGTAAGCAAGCAAACATGGTTGAAGGTGGTAAGCTCAGCGATCTGGCGCCGACTTTGCTGGACTTGATGGGCATGGAAATTCCAAAAGAGATGACGGGTAACGTACTGGTTAAGGCCAGCTAA